In Bradyrhizobium sp. 170, the DNA window CGACTATCGTCTAGCGCAAACACCGGAAGAAAAAGAAGAAATCTACAACCTTCGCTACCGTGCCTATCTTCGCGAAGGGGCTGTCAAGGAATCTCCCGCGCAGCGTGTTACCGATCAATATGACGATCTGCCGAATTCCTGGACTTTTGGCGTCTTCCTGTTCGGGGAACTCTACAGTTCCGTTCGCATCAGCTTGCTCACTTCGGAGTGGCGGGAGTCCTGTTCGGCAGAGGCATTCGGCGAAATTTTGTATCCCCGGCTCGATCGGGGCGAGGTCATCATTGATCCCGCGCGTTTCGTCGCCGACCCTGATAAGATCAAGCGCTTCCCTGAACTACCCTATCTGACGCTGCGGCTCGCCTATATGGCTTGCGAATATTTCAACGCCGATCTCGGGCTGGCGATCGTGCGTGCCGAACACCAGGCGTTTTATCGCCGCGTGTTCCTGCACGAAACCATTGCCGAACCCCGTATGTTCCCCGGCCTGCTCAAGCCGGTCGGACTGATGGCGGCAGATTTTCCGGCGATGAAGGAAAGGGTCTTCGAGCGCTATCCGATGATGCGATCGACCGCATTCGAGCGGCGGATGCTGTTCGAGCGCGCCGGCGGCCGGGCTGCACGGCCGGCCCGTGTCGCTTCCGCGTACGAGCGCGCCTCGATCGCTCCGAGTTCCTGAGCCGGACGGACCGCGGCAGAATCAGCTGCCCGGTCCGCGTCGGCTTCCTCCGCGCCGGCAACCCGGCAAGGCTTCCTCATCCCCGGGGGCCGGCGCATCTCGCCCCGATGTCCATGACAAAGCCCTAAATCTAGTGATTTGGGGCCGGTGCGCGCTTGCCTTCACCATCGCGCCACATTTACAAACCATTAACTATCGCGGTCGCTTTTCACGGTTTGTCGGCATTTGATCGGGTCTGGCAAGGTTCCATCAAGGTTGACGGAACGTTCGCTTAACCATCGACCTGTAGACCGGATAACAGTCGAAAAACGTGAGCGTGGAGGCTCCGGAATGAAATATCAGATGCGTATCCTCCAGGGATGGAAGCTGGCGGCCTTGGTCGCGGTGGCGCTGTCGATGGGCGCCTGCGCCAAGAACAACGTCGGCGCCGATGGCGCGATGGCGAGCGCGGCAACCCCGGGGAGCCAGCAGGATTTCGTGGTCAATGTCGGCGACCGCGTTTTCTTCGAGAGCGACCAGACCGAGCTGAGCCCGCAGGCGATCGCCACGCTGGAGAAGCAGGCGCAGTGGCTGCAGACCTACAACCGCTATTCCTTCACCATCGAAGGCCATGCGGACGAGCGCGGCACCCGCGAATACAACATCGCGCTCGGCGCACGCCGCGCCCAGTCGGTGCGGAGCTATCTCGCCTCGCGCGGCATCGATCCGAACCGCATGCGTACGATCTCCTACGGCAAAGAGCGTCCGGTCGCGGTCTGTAACGACATCTCCTGCTGGTCGCAGAACCGTCGCGCCGTCACGGTGCTGAACGCCGGCGCCTGACGCGTTCGACCTTTTTCAAATCTCAAAACCGGCGCCTTCATGCGCCGGTTTAACTGCACATTGCGCTTGCAAGCCAAGCGGATGCCGGCTCGCGCTGAGAAAACGCGTCAAGAAGTTAATCTAGCATCGCAGGATGAATTCCCGGATCACCCCCATCGCCCGTTCAGGCGCATCGGGCACCACGGCGTGCCCGCAATTCGCAAATCGTTCGAATTGCACCAGGTGCGGCGGCAGCGCGGTCGCGATATCCGCCTGGCTCTCGATCGGATGCATCGGATCGTCTTCGCCGCCCATCACAAGGGTCGGGCACTGAATGCGATGGAGGTCGGGGAACATGTTGAAGGTGTGGCTCTCGCCGCCCGGCTTTGCGGAAAAGTGCAGTGCCACCGCCGGCTTTCCGACCGTACGGCTTCCGAGGTTCGGGTCGCGCGGCGTCCGCGTATAGACGGGGAAGGCGAGCCTTCGCCAAGCGTCGACCGCCGCCTGATCCCTCGGGTTGTTGACGTCCAGAAACCTGCTGCGCGCGAGCGCGCCCACTTCGGGCCCGCCGAAGCGCTCGAACAGCGCCACGCGCCGGTCAAGATAGGTGTCTCCAGCGGCTTCGGTGCTGATCACCACCAGCTTTGACGGGTGGTCGGGATGGCGCGTGGCATAGGCCAGCGCGACCATCCCGCCGAAGGATGTGCCGAGCACGATCGGATTGATGATGCCAAGTACGTCGCAGAACGCGCGCACGTCGTCGCCCCATTGGGCCAGGGTCCAGCCCTCTCGCGGGCCGTCCTCGCTGCGGCCGTTGCCGCGGTGGTCGAGATAGACGATCTGGGCAATGTCGGCCAAGGCGGAATAGGCAGGCTTGAAAATTGAATGATCAAAGCCCGGACCGCCGTGGAGGAGTAGCAAGGTGGGCTTTTCCCGCATCGCGGGCCCGTCCGGAACCAGCTTCGCACCCTCGACATCGAAGAACAGCCGCACCCCGTTCACGGATATGTGCATGAGCGGATCTCCCTC includes these proteins:
- the pal gene encoding peptidoglycan-associated lipoprotein Pal produces the protein MKYQMRILQGWKLAALVAVALSMGACAKNNVGADGAMASAATPGSQQDFVVNVGDRVFFESDQTELSPQAIATLEKQAQWLQTYNRYSFTIEGHADERGTREYNIALGARRAQSVRSYLASRGIDPNRMRTISYGKERPVAVCNDISCWSQNRRAVTVLNAGA
- a CDS encoding alpha/beta hydrolase, which gives rise to MHISVNGVRLFFDVEGAKLVPDGPAMREKPTLLLLHGGPGFDHSIFKPAYSALADIAQIVYLDHRGNGRSEDGPREGWTLAQWGDDVRAFCDVLGIINPIVLGTSFGGMVALAYATRHPDHPSKLVVISTEAAGDTYLDRRVALFERFGGPEVGALARSRFLDVNNPRDQAAVDAWRRLAFPVYTRTPRDPNLGSRTVGKPAVALHFSAKPGGESHTFNMFPDLHRIQCPTLVMGGEDDPMHPIESQADIATALPPHLVQFERFANCGHAVVPDAPERAMGVIREFILRC